CGCTCCTCAACCGAGTCAGCCTGCCGATCGAGGTGCCCGGGCTGCACAACACGATCATGCGCCTTCCGCCGCTGGTGGCGGAGCCCTCGCCCTACGCGGCGGTCTACAACTTCCAGTGGCTTTCGGGAGCCGGAACCTCCTGCTTCCTCGCCGCGTTCGCGGCGTCGCTCGTGCTCGGTATGTCGCCGGCCCGTTTCGCCGGAGTCGTAGGGTCGGTGCTACAGCAGCTCGCAAAGCCGCTGCTGACCATCGCGTCGGTGCTGGCGGTGGCCTACGTGATGAACTACGCCGGCATGACCACGACCCTGGGGCTAGCCTTCGCCGCCACCGGGGCGGTGTTCCCGTTCTTCAGCGCCATGCTCGGCTGGACCGGCGTCTTCCTGACCGGCAGCGACACCGCGTCGAACGCGCTCTTCGGCACGTTGCAGACGGTGACCGCCAACGCCCTGGATCTCAACCCGATCCTGACCACGTCGACGAACGCGGCCACCGGGGTCATGGGCAAGATGATCTCGCTACAGAGCATCGCGGTCGCGGTCGCCGCCACCGGCATGGCGTCGTCCCAGGAGGGCCGCCTGTTCCGGATCACGCTGAAGCACAGCATCATCCTGGCGTTGTTCATGGGCGTCGTGACCATGATCTTCGCCTACGTGCTGCCGCAGCTCGTGCCGCAGCCGTAGGCTCCGAATCCAGGTCGTTACGGGTGCCTTCCGCTAGAGGTGCTCGTCACGGCCGATGAGCGCAGTTACGCGTCAGTCGACGGTCAGGACGATGCGGAAGCCGATGAAGGGACGCCGGGCGCCGGGGTCGGCGCCTCCCCGGACGGCCGCGCGCGTGTTGGCGGGAGGATCTGTGAACGAACCGCCGCGCATGATGAAGAGGGCGTCGCCCGACAGGTCGTCGGCATCGTCCGCGTCGGTGTAGGGATACGGCTGGTAGGGGCTGCGCGTCAGTTCCCAGACGTTGCCCGCCGTGTCACTAAGGCCGTGCGCACAGTCCGGGCAGTCGATGGAACCCACTGCGACCGTGGCGCCGGGTCCAGTGTTGTCGTTTGCCGCGCCCGGCCGTGGCGTGTCGCCCCAGGGAAACACGCGGCCGTCCGTACCGCGTGCCGCCTTTTCCCATTGCGCCTCCGTGGGTAGCGTTATCCGCCAGCCCTGGTCCAGGCGCTGGCGAAGCGCCGGAGGCGTGCCGGACCAGCCGCGGAGCGTCGTCTCCAGCCACCGCGCGTAGGCGAGCGCATCGGGCCAGGAGATGTTCGCGACCGGATGATCGGGCGGGCCGCGCAGCGCTTCGCCGGCGACGCTGGCGCCGGCAGCGGCGGCGTAGGCGCCGAACTGTGCGACCGTCACCTCCGTGCGGCCTATATAGAAGGCAGGCAGATCGACGGTTCCCTGCGCGTCGGACGGCGACCATCGTTCGTTGTCATACGCCTGCGGATCGACCGCCGGGTCGCTTCCCATGACGAAGGGCCCGGCCGGGATCTCGACAAAGCCGAGCAGGGGATCGTCCGGCAGGAACCACGCGTCGGCGCGGTAGCCCTCCAGCGTCGCCGGCAGCGCCGGTCCGGCCGGCGGCGCGGACGCCTGGCAGGCGGGGCCGCTGGCTACGAGCAGGGCGAGCACGACGAGCCTCCCGGCGGACCGGTTCGCCGGAAGGGCGGCGGGCCGGGTTGCCCGGCGCACTTAGCGTGCCCCCTCGCAGGCGAAGGTCCAGCCGTGTTCGCAAGCGCGCGCATGGAGTTCGGGCTCGGGCATCTCCATCAGGTTGGCGCCGCCCTCGCGCAGGAGCAAGCGGAGATCGAGCGTCTTGGGTGGCCCGCGGTAGCGGCCGTCGCCCGCCAGCAGGTTGAGGCAAGCTGGCTGGAAGCGCAACTCGCACGCTCGGCCGAAGTAGCCGAGCGCCAGTTCCGCATTCGCCTCGACGAGGGCGCCCTCGCGATAGTGCCGTCCCAACTCGTTGCATGCCCAGGCGGAAGCGTCCGCGCAATAGGACGCCTGGATCTGCACCAGGCGTTCGCACCCCTGTGGGCGCTCCTCGGCGCACGCCTGCTCCCAGAACGGAAGGGTATCGCCCCGGTGCCGGCTGTCCGTCGCGCCGAGCGCGGCCATCGTGAAGAAGAAGGCGATCCAGACCGCCATCTGGGTCAGGTTCGCACGGGGCCGGGCGAGCCATACGGCTGCCGACTCCAGCGGCGCGCTCGACCCGATCCGTGTGACGAGGGCGTCGATCCGCCGAACGCCCAGGTTCAGCAGCGGGACGCCGAGCAGCTTGTCGTAGAACGTGGGGACGCCGAACGCACCGAGCAGGGCATACAGCCCGAAGACGCAGCCGCCGTAGAGGACGCCGAAGATCGTCTTGCCGATCGGCGTGCGGGGCGAGGTCGACGGATCCGTGACGAGCAGGTGGAGGCCCAGAAACACCGCGGTCGGGATCTCCGAGTCGATGAAGTAGGGCACCCCGGTCGTCGCCGACCAGAGCGCGCTCAGTCCGAACAGCACGATCGCCGCCGACGCCGCCACCAGTGTGATCGAGAACGCGTACATCACCACCAGTCCGGCGAGGAAGAGGAACAGGTAGATGTTCGGCGCGAGCGTGAGTGTCGTTGCGATTTCCTCGCCCCAGGTGATCGAGGTCGCGTCGGTTGCGATCAACGCGATCGAAAACAGGCCGAGGGAAAACGCCGAAGGATTGAAGATGTGGACGCGGCGGCCCTCACGTTCCCACCGGACGAACGCCTTGCCGAGGAATCCCACCGCGATCATCAGGAACTGCAGGGCAAACCAGTCGTCGCGGAACCAGAGAAACAGGTTCGTCGAAAAGATGATGGGGAAGGGCCCGAAACCAAGGGCGTATCGCTCGCCGCGGGACCAGGCGAGCAGCATGTCGAACACGTAAGCGAACAGCAGTTGTCCGAACAGCAGCCATGCGTGGTCGTAGACCGGCCCCCAGTAGTAGCCCCAGTACAGGAGGACCGAGAGTTGCACCGCGGCCTGCACGTAGTGCTGCGGCCGGAGCGACGTCACGACTCCGGGGGCACCCCCTCCGGCGGCGGCGCCGCGCTTGCCGCCGCCCGGCTCGCTCGAGGCGGCGCGCTCACTCGAGTCGGCCTGCGGGATTGCAGTGGCAGCCCGGCGGCGCAGGCGCAGGGCAAGGGCTCCCTGCCAGACGAGCAGCAACCCTGCCGCCCCGGCGAATGACGCCGTAAGCAGTTCATCTTCCCGGATCCGGGGCACGAAGCACAGCGCGGCGAGCGCCAGTGTCAGGAGGAGCGGGAGGCCGAAGCCACCCTGGCCTGGAGTGGCGGGCCGGTCCGAAGCGGCGATCTGGTGAGGGGACGGTTGGGCCTGGCGTTTGCGGCGGCTCACCCGGGACATCGGTCAGGTAGGATAAACGACCGAATGGACCCGAACACGACTATCACCATCCTGACCATCGCATCGATCGTGATGGTTGCCGTCGGCGCCCTTGCGTCGGTGCTCTGGTTCGTCTTCCGCCTGGACCGCGAGCAGGAGAAGGACGAGCAGCAACAGCGCGCGCAGGAACAGCGCGCACGGGAAGGTCACTGACGTTGCGGGCCAACCGCTCTGGCTGGCGTGGGGTTGACTATTGCGGGCCGGACATCCGTTCGAATTTCTGAATTCGCTGGCCGACGTTCACTTCGGTCGTATAGAGGTTGCCCCGCGAGTCGATGGCGAGGTTGTGCAGGCGGTAGAACTGGCCGGCGTACTTGCCGAGTCGTCCGAACTGCCCCTGAACCTCGAGTGTCTCGCGCTCCAGTATCCAGACGACGTTGTTCGTGCCGTCCGGCACGAAGAGCCAGCGCTGTGCCGGATCGATGGACAGCGTTACGCCACTCGCCGAGCCGCTCCCGAGCGTTTCCGGCCGGATGAACGCCTCGCGAACGAAGGTCCCATCCTTCTGGAATACCTGGATCCGGTTGTTGGTCCTGTCCCCGACGTAGACCAGGCCATCGCTCGCCAGCGCGATGCCGTGCACGGGGCTCCGGAAGTGACGGATCGGCTCGGCGCCCGGATCGTACGCTGGAAGCTCGACGTCGTCCGGCCGCTCGCCGTACGCGCCCCAGTGCCGCCGGTAGGCGCCGGTGGCAGCGTCGAAAACGACGACGCGCCGGTTCCCGTAGCCGTCGGCGACGTACACCTCGTTGGCGTCCGGATCGACGCGGATATCCGCGGGCCGTCCCAGGTTCTCCGTGTCGTTGCTTCCACCGCTCTGGCCGTACCGCCCGATCTGGAGGACGAACTCCCCGTCCCTCGTGAACTTCAGGATGTGGGCGTCGTCGGCCGCGTTCCCGCCGATCCAGACATACCCCTCGTGGTCTATGTGGATCCCGTGCTCGCTCTCGGGCCACTCGTAGCCGTCGCCCTCGCCCCCCCAGGAGCGGAGCACCGTGCCGTCCGGCGCAAACTCGATCACCGGCGGCGCCGGCACGCAGCACATCCCTTCCTCGCCGCGCTGCCGCGCGTCCAGCGTCCGCGGCCGGTGAAGCAGCCAGACGTGGTCCTCGCCGTCGACCGCCACGCCCGCCGCTTGCCCCAGGATCCAGTTGTTGGGCAGCTCCGCCGGCCAGAACGGGTCTATCCGGAAGCGGGGCAGGCCAGTCTCCGCCACGGACGCATCGTCCGCAGACGCACGGTCCGCGGGCGCAACGCGCGAAGACCCGTCGCCGGACACGCTGGCATCCTCGTCCGTCACCGGTCCGGCGCCTCCGCCGCAGCCGACGGCCACGATCAAGACGACCGCGCCGAAGATCCTTCTGGTCATGAAAGGCACGATACACTAGGGGCCTGCAGGAGGCATCATGACCAAGCTGCTGACCGCCACGCTGGCCGTCGTCCTCGCCGTCGTCTTTACGCCCGTCGCCGAAGCGCAGCTCGCCATACCGAATGAGGACGGGATCACGTTCGGCCACGTCCACCTGAACGTCTCCGACCTGGAGGCCCACAAGAAGATCTGGGTCGACTGGTTCGGCGGCACGGTCGTCCAGAAGGGGCCGCTCACCGCCATCCGGCTGCCGAACTTCCTGATCGCGCTGACGGAGCGCGAGCCGACGGGGCCGACGCAGGGCTCGGTCATGGACCACTTCGGCTTCAAGGTGCGCAACACCGCCGAGTTCCTCGATCGCTGGACCGCCGCCGGCATGGAGGCGGGAGAGATCTTCACCGGCGCCGAGGGCATGCCGAACGCCTACGTCATGGCGCCTGACGGTGTCTGGGTGGAACTGCAGGAAGACCCGTCGCTGCATGTCCCGATCGCCGGCTACCACATCCACTTCTGGACGCCGGAGCACGAAGCGCTGCTCGACTGGTACTCCGAGGTGTTCAACCTGCGCATCCGCCCGCGCGGCCGGATCGG
Above is a window of Acidobacteriota bacterium DNA encoding:
- a CDS encoding formylglycine-generating enzyme family protein produces the protein MRRATRPAALPANRSAGRLVVLALLVASGPACQASAPPAGPALPATLEGYRADAWFLPDDPLLGFVEIPAGPFVMGSDPAVDPQAYDNERWSPSDAQGTVDLPAFYIGRTEVTVAQFGAYAAAAGASVAGEALRGPPDHPVANISWPDALAYARWLETTLRGWSGTPPALRQRLDQGWRITLPTEAQWEKAARGTDGRVFPWGDTPRPGAANDNTGPGATVAVGSIDCPDCAHGLSDTAGNVWELTRSPYQPYPYTDADDADDLSGDALFIMRGGSFTDPPANTRAAVRGGADPGARRPFIGFRIVLTVD
- a CDS encoding VOC family protein; amino-acid sequence: MTKLLTATLAVVLAVVFTPVAEAQLAIPNEDGITFGHVHLNVSDLEAHKKIWVDWFGGTVVQKGPLTAIRLPNFLIALTEREPTGPTQGSVMDHFGFKVRNTAEFLDRWTAAGMEAGEIFTGAEGMPNAYVMAPDGVWVELQEDPSLHVPIAGYHIHFWTPEHEALLDWYSEVFNLRIRPRGRIGTTTDVPGMNMSFAGTDEPTEPTRGRALDRIGFEVDNLEAFSEMLKAKGVEFDVEYREDESVGLKSAFLTDPAGTYIELTEGYDEY